One genomic window of Sulfurovum lithotrophicum includes the following:
- a CDS encoding LysM peptidoglycan-binding domain-containing protein, which translates to MYRKYSAFLLFASITVSSLSAKGIVECRVITGGTTECNPYSKRLLVAKEVSYDIDKQKLIVTKTLPVPVKKPKLKVISVADMIEKYIHISDSMRYRGSEEMTSKEKELIRKQEALKKIKRLKEEQRLDRLEEERLAQKAKEQIQKEKILKEQKVQQGFYVIAKGDTLSTIAAKYGMKTRELLELNQLKKDAKIRLGKKLLLPYPQNIIDAIASGEYKVQEGDTLISIARKFNLKPKDVAKFNELKTTALIRVGKTIQLPLPYRLKALEAKKKAEEKKRKLAKALKKRKGSKLIRGFGKRKLRVTATAYSSHRGQTDKTPFLAAWNNHIRPGMKIIAVSRDLLTKYGLRNGSRVRIGGLPGIYRVRDKMNKRFRKRIDIYMGINRRKALRWGRRSVMLYW; encoded by the coding sequence ATGTATAGAAAATATTCGGCTTTTTTGCTTTTTGCCAGTATTACGGTGAGCTCTTTGTCTGCAAAAGGTATAGTGGAGTGCCGTGTCATTACCGGTGGTACGACAGAGTGTAACCCTTACAGTAAGAGACTGCTTGTGGCAAAAGAGGTCTCCTATGATATCGATAAACAGAAACTTATCGTAACAAAAACCCTTCCCGTTCCTGTCAAAAAACCCAAACTGAAAGTCATTTCCGTAGCTGATATGATAGAGAAGTATATACATATATCAGATTCCATGCGATACCGGGGTTCCGAGGAGATGACGTCAAAAGAAAAAGAATTAATCAGAAAACAGGAAGCGCTTAAAAAGATAAAAAGACTAAAAGAGGAACAAAGATTAGATAGGTTGGAAGAGGAGCGCCTCGCGCAAAAAGCAAAAGAGCAGATTCAAAAAGAAAAGATCCTAAAAGAGCAAAAAGTTCAACAGGGTTTTTATGTAATTGCCAAAGGGGATACACTCAGTACCATTGCGGCAAAGTACGGTATGAAGACCAGGGAACTACTGGAATTGAACCAGCTCAAAAAAGATGCAAAGATCAGGCTTGGTAAAAAACTTCTGCTCCCTTATCCCCAGAATATCATTGATGCCATAGCTTCGGGAGAATATAAAGTACAGGAGGGAGACACCCTTATCTCCATTGCACGCAAGTTCAATCTCAAGCCTAAAGACGTAGCCAAGTTCAATGAGTTAAAAACGACTGCACTCATACGCGTCGGCAAGACAATACAGCTGCCTCTTCCTTACAGACTCAAAGCACTTGAAGCGAAGAAAAAAGCCGAGGAGAAGAAACGAAAACTTGCCAAGGCACTGAAAAAACGTAAAGGCTCCAAACTGATCCGGGGGTTTGGAAAACGCAAGTTGAGAGTTACAGCAACCGCTTACAGTTCACATCGGGGTCAAACGGACAAGACGCCGTTCCTTGCAGCCTGGAACAATCATATACGACCGGGAATGAAGATCATTGCAGTCTCGAGGGACCTTCTGACAAAATACGGATTGCGTAACGGTTCAAGAGTACGTATTGGTGGATTACCCGGTATCTACAGAGTACGTGACAAGATGAACAAACGTTTTAGGAAGCGTATCGATATCTATATGGGTATAAATAGAAGAAAAGCTCTCCGCTGGGGAAGGCGGAGTGTAATGCTCTATTGGTAG
- a CDS encoding YebC/PmpR family DNA-binding transcriptional regulator encodes MGRAFEYRKAAKMKRWGTMSRVFPKLGKIITMAAKEGGLDPDMNPKLRTAILNAKAQNMPKDNIDAAIKRAAAKDAADIKEITYDVKAHYGVQMIVECATDNHTRTVANVKAILNRNGGEMLTSGSLNFMFTKKAVFVFDKTDDMDLEELELDLIDYGLEEIEEDVEPQENHDDKAIVRIFGEFTSFGELSKALEDKGIEVKKATIEYIANTPVELDEKQLEEIETLIDKLEEDEDVQTVYTNIS; translated from the coding sequence ATGGGTAGAGCGTTCGAATACCGCAAAGCAGCAAAAATGAAACGATGGGGAACTATGTCACGTGTTTTCCCGAAACTGGGAAAAATCATCACGATGGCGGCCAAAGAGGGCGGCCTTGACCCGGACATGAATCCAAAACTTCGTACGGCCATTCTCAATGCCAAAGCGCAGAATATGCCAAAAGACAACATCGATGCCGCGATCAAAAGAGCCGCAGCCAAAGATGCTGCGGACATCAAAGAGATCACCTACGATGTCAAAGCACATTACGGTGTACAGATGATCGTCGAGTGTGCCACGGACAACCACACAAGAACCGTTGCCAATGTCAAGGCGATCCTCAACAGGAACGGCGGAGAAATGCTTACATCGGGATCACTCAACTTCATGTTCACAAAAAAAGCGGTATTCGTGTTTGACAAGACAGACGACATGGACCTTGAAGAGCTTGAACTCGATCTCATTGACTATGGACTTGAAGAGATAGAAGAGGATGTTGAGCCCCAGGAGAACCATGACGATAAAGCCATTGTTAGGATCTTCGGGGAATTTACTTCATTCGGGGAACTCTCCAAAGCTCTTGAGGACAAAGGTATTGAAGTGAAAAAAGCGACCATCGAATATATCGCGAATACCCCTGTCGAACTCGATGAAAAGCAGCTCGAAGAGATCGAAACACTGATCGACAAATTAGAAGAGGATGAAGATGTCCAAACTGTTTATACGAACATTAGTTGA
- a CDS encoding protein adenylyltransferase SelO, with protein sequence MKLNELKLTNPYLKLSAECYDRVKPAPLTKPFLIHANEAVAEMLGIDKEELYTEEFVDFVNGAYQPEGSDTFAMCYAGHQFGFYVDRLGDGRAINIGTLNGLHMQLKGAGQTKYSRSGDGRAVLRSSIREYLMSEAMHGLGIETTRALALIGSEHSVFRQEWEKGAIVLRVSPSWVRFGTFEYFAHKKKLKELEALTDYAIAESYPHLIDVENAYASFFGEVVKRTARLMAEWQAVGFNHGVMNTDNMSIAGLTIDYGPYAFLDDYDAGYICNHTDQYGRYSFGNQPSIGEWNLRALMAALSPLIHTEKMEESMAGYWKIYKAHYTELMCRKMGFDEVIEGDLALIQHMLGTLQGLHIDYTLFFRTLSRYDGDRAAILKLGLYHQPMHDWLDDYDARLAQNSSTQEEREGKMLMSNPKYVLKNYMLQGAIDAAVEGTYALIDDLFRIARNPFDEHPEYERWAGVTPEVYKNNKLSCSS encoded by the coding sequence ATGAAACTGAATGAACTTAAACTTACCAATCCCTATCTAAAGCTTTCGGCGGAATGTTATGACCGTGTCAAACCGGCACCGCTGACCAAACCGTTTCTCATACATGCCAATGAGGCTGTTGCAGAGATGCTGGGTATCGATAAAGAAGAACTTTACACAGAGGAGTTTGTGGACTTTGTCAATGGTGCGTACCAGCCTGAAGGCAGCGATACCTTTGCCATGTGCTACGCCGGGCACCAGTTTGGATTTTATGTGGACCGTCTTGGAGATGGGCGTGCTATCAATATTGGAACACTCAACGGCTTGCATATGCAGCTCAAAGGGGCGGGGCAGACCAAGTATTCCCGTTCAGGTGACGGACGTGCCGTACTGCGCTCTTCCATACGTGAGTACCTGATGAGCGAAGCGATGCATGGATTGGGCATAGAGACCACTAGAGCGCTGGCTCTGATCGGTTCGGAACATTCGGTGTTCCGCCAAGAATGGGAAAAGGGTGCAATAGTGTTACGCGTCTCCCCCTCATGGGTACGTTTCGGTACTTTTGAGTATTTTGCCCATAAAAAGAAACTTAAAGAACTTGAAGCACTGACGGACTATGCCATTGCAGAATCCTATCCACATCTGATAGATGTAGAGAATGCCTATGCAAGTTTTTTTGGAGAAGTAGTGAAAAGAACGGCCAGACTGATGGCTGAATGGCAGGCCGTCGGCTTCAACCACGGTGTGATGAATACGGACAATATGTCTATTGCCGGCCTGACCATTGACTACGGTCCCTATGCTTTTCTTGATGATTACGATGCAGGATACATCTGTAACCATACGGACCAGTACGGACGCTACAGCTTCGGTAATCAGCCAAGCATCGGAGAGTGGAACCTCCGTGCGCTGATGGCAGCCCTTTCTCCTCTGATACATACGGAAAAAATGGAAGAGAGTATGGCAGGGTACTGGAAAATATACAAGGCACACTATACAGAGCTTATGTGTAGAAAAATGGGTTTTGATGAGGTAATTGAAGGAGACCTTGCTCTGATACAACATATGCTCGGTACACTGCAGGGACTGCATATCGACTATACACTTTTCTTCAGGACTTTGAGCCGGTATGACGGTGACAGGGCAGCTATCCTGAAGCTTGGCCTCTACCATCAGCCGATGCATGACTGGCTGGATGATTATGATGCACGTCTGGCACAGAACAGCTCGACACAGGAGGAGAGGGAAGGAAAAATGCTCATGAGTAATCCGAAATATGTCTTGAAGAACTATATGCTTCAGGGAGCGATCGATGCGGCGGTTGAGGGGACATACGCTCTGATAGACGATCTTTTCAGGATTGCCCGGAATCCATTTGATGAACATCCGGAGTATGAACGATGGGCCGGAGTGACCCCCGAAGTGTACAAGAATAATAAGTTAAGCTGTAGTTCCTAA
- a CDS encoding DUF2603 domain-containing protein, which yields MQENRPEAEANRLIEKIDDLSRKMGFEDHGKTVFEMSSTDDPEIKELIHKSGEWSENKPMFIYDKEDPHHAYVFISAERFANLLNTLQATNQENFDLKLEKSILKQTPVDFHDVWVVAMDRIQKIIQEQKEKGEPHTINLDQLISDIKREYPALFINLSEVLNDTGQYVLPSSRT from the coding sequence ATGCAGGAAAACAGACCGGAAGCGGAAGCAAACAGGCTGATCGAGAAAATCGACGATCTTTCCAGGAAAATGGGTTTTGAGGATCATGGGAAAACGGTCTTTGAAATGAGTAGTACCGATGATCCTGAGATAAAAGAACTCATTCATAAAAGCGGAGAATGGAGTGAAAACAAACCGATGTTCATTTATGACAAAGAAGACCCTCATCATGCCTATGTATTTATCTCTGCCGAGCGCTTTGCGAACCTGCTCAATACACTGCAGGCAACTAATCAGGAAAACTTCGACCTCAAACTTGAAAAATCGATCTTAAAACAGACACCTGTTGACTTTCATGATGTCTGGGTCGTAGCAATGGACAGGATCCAGAAGATCATCCAGGAACAGAAAGAAAAGGGAGAGCCGCACACGATCAATCTTGATCAACTCATCTCCGATATCAAGCGAGAGTATCCAGCTCTTTTTATCAACCTCTCCGAAGTGCTGAATGACACCGGACAATATGTTCTCCCCTCCAGCCGTACTTGA
- a CDS encoding thioredoxin family protein: MTLEELQNTIRSEVGVLLYFSGEKCNVCHALRPKFKEVFDKEFPLIKQIYLDAHENAEISAHYQVFSVPTMIVFLDGREFVREGRAVSLHQMTEQLKRPYTLMTE, translated from the coding sequence ATGACCCTGGAAGAACTACAAAATACCATCAGATCGGAAGTGGGGGTACTGCTTTACTTCTCCGGAGAGAAATGCAATGTCTGCCACGCACTGCGTCCCAAATTTAAAGAGGTATTCGACAAAGAGTTTCCTCTCATCAAGCAGATTTATCTTGATGCCCATGAAAATGCCGAGATTTCGGCACACTACCAGGTCTTCTCGGTACCGACGATGATCGTATTTCTGGACGGAAGGGAGTTTGTTCGGGAGGGAAGGGCGGTGAGTCTGCATCAGATGACGGAACAACTTAAACGGCCGTATACTTTGATGACGGAATAG
- a CDS encoding ExbD/TolR family protein gives MRRERFDKMNVVPFIDIVLVLLVIVLATATFVTNQTVNVDLPTASSKKAEEKKSIAISVDKEGKYYYNKDELPLDAIKEKLMKLDPKKDLISLHMDKTSQFQFFVNIIDILKTKGFENISIITKK, from the coding sequence ATGAGACGCGAACGCTTTGACAAGATGAATGTCGTCCCCTTCATCGATATTGTACTGGTTCTGCTGGTCATTGTACTGGCAACAGCAACTTTCGTGACCAATCAGACCGTCAACGTCGATCTTCCTACAGCTTCATCCAAAAAAGCCGAAGAGAAAAAAAGTATTGCAATTTCGGTAGATAAAGAGGGAAAATATTATTATAATAAAGATGAATTGCCACTTGATGCTATTAAAGAAAAACTGATGAAGCTTGATCCCAAAAAAGACCTTATTTCTCTGCATATGGACAAGACCAGCCAGTTCCAGTTCTTTGTAAACATCATCGATATTCTGAAGACCAAAGGGTTTGAGAATATTTCAATCATTACGAAGAAATAA
- the exbB gene encoding TonB-system energizer ExbB, with amino-acid sequence MKNIVDYGIIGLLIFLSFITFAFAIERVLFYRGIKVEDYKNRTAMELDIMKRLPTIASIGSNAPYIGLLGTVLAIILTFYIIGEQQEHVNAGDVMKHLALALKATAAGLVVAIPATVIYNALLAKVDTLLAQWDIAHDTQK; translated from the coding sequence ATAAAGAATATCGTTGACTACGGGATCATCGGCCTTCTGATCTTCCTCAGCTTTATCACTTTTGCATTTGCCATAGAAAGAGTGCTTTTTTACCGGGGTATCAAAGTTGAGGACTACAAAAACAGAACCGCTATGGAACTTGATATTATGAAGCGTCTTCCCACCATTGCTTCCATTGGCTCCAATGCCCCATATATCGGTCTGCTCGGTACGGTACTTGCGATCATCCTTACTTTCTATATCATCGGCGAACAGCAGGAGCATGTCAATGCCGGGGATGTCATGAAACACCTGGCACTGGCACTGAAAGCGACTGCTGCCGGTCTGGTAGTAGCCATCCCTGCAACTGTGATCTACAATGCCCTCCTCGCTAAAGTCGATACCCTGCTCGCCCAGTGGGACATCGCCCATGATACACAGAAGTAA
- the gyrA gene encoding DNA gyrase subunit A → MSDLFDDNNNVEEVLIEDSIKSSYLDYSMSVIIGRALPDARDGLKPVHRRILYAMNDLSLSHRSPYKKSARIVGDVIGKYHPHGDNSVYDALVRMAQDFSMQAPLVDGQGNFGSVDGDNAAAMRYTEARMTKIAEELLSDLEKDTVDFVPNYDDSMSEPDVLPSRVPNLLLNGSSGIAVGMATNIPPHRLNELIDALVVRIDNPEASIEDMMKIVQGPDFPTGGIIFGRKGITDAYTTGRGRIKVRAKTHIEQKGNKEIIIIDELPFQVNKSRLIENIAQLVRDKHIEGISEIRDESDREGIRVVMELKRDAMSEIVLNNLFKSTQMQVTFGIIMLAITNKEPKVFNLIELFDLFLNHRKTVIIRRTIFDLEKARARAHILEGLKIAVDNIDEVIKIIRASSDDVEARENLMSRFKLSEIQAKAILEMRLRRLTGLEIEKIENELAELLKTIAYLEGILKSEEKINQIIREELIEIGEKYRTPRRTEIVDDYDDIDIEDLIPNEPMVVTITHRGYIKRVPVKLYEKQHRGGKGKTAVTTYDDDFIESFFTSNTHDTLMFVTDRGQLYWLKVYRIPEGSRTAKGKAVVNLINLQPDEKIMAIIPTTDFSEEKGLVFFTRNGIVKRTNLSEYSNIRSNGVRAINLDENDELVEAKIVKPETKWLFVATKKGLCIRFKVEDAREIGRVSRGVTAIKFKIDGDYVCGATTLESEDDEILMLSEKGLGKRTTASEYREQNRAGKGVISMKLTPKTGDVVGVVMVEEDKDLMCLTSVGKMIRVDMETIRKAGRNTSGVKVVSVEKKDKVVSMAKCQKEEKPEEEPSENEAGSETKDDNNDNTLGLV, encoded by the coding sequence ATGTCTGATCTGTTTGACGATAATAATAATGTTGAAGAGGTGCTGATCGAAGACAGTATCAAATCAAGCTATCTGGACTACTCTATGTCCGTTATCATCGGTAGGGCGCTGCCCGATGCGCGTGACGGACTCAAACCCGTACACCGAAGAATTCTCTATGCGATGAACGATCTGAGTCTTTCGCACCGAAGTCCCTATAAGAAATCGGCGCGTATCGTCGGGGATGTGATCGGTAAGTATCACCCGCACGGTGACAACTCGGTCTATGATGCGCTGGTACGTATGGCGCAGGACTTCTCCATGCAGGCACCACTTGTGGACGGACAGGGTAACTTCGGTTCGGTTGACGGTGACAATGCGGCTGCGATGAGATATACCGAAGCGCGTATGACGAAGATCGCAGAAGAACTTCTGAGTGATCTGGAAAAAGATACGGTTGATTTCGTTCCCAACTATGATGACTCCATGTCCGAGCCGGATGTACTTCCTTCACGTGTGCCGAATCTCCTTCTGAACGGTTCAAGCGGTATTGCAGTCGGTATGGCAACGAACATCCCTCCGCACAGGCTCAATGAGCTGATCGATGCATTGGTAGTACGTATTGACAATCCTGAAGCGAGCATTGAAGATATGATGAAGATCGTTCAGGGTCCGGATTTCCCTACAGGCGGTATCATCTTCGGACGCAAGGGGATTACTGATGCCTACACGACAGGTCGTGGACGTATCAAGGTACGTGCAAAGACGCATATCGAGCAGAAGGGTAACAAAGAGATCATCATCATTGATGAGCTTCCTTTCCAGGTAAACAAGTCAAGGCTCATCGAGAACATCGCCCAGCTGGTGCGTGACAAACACATCGAAGGGATCTCCGAGATCCGTGACGAATCGGACAGAGAGGGTATCAGGGTCGTGATGGAACTCAAGCGTGATGCGATGAGCGAGATCGTACTCAACAACCTTTTCAAAAGTACGCAGATGCAGGTGACCTTCGGTATCATCATGCTGGCGATTACCAACAAAGAGCCGAAAGTCTTCAACCTGATAGAACTTTTCGACCTTTTTCTGAACCACAGGAAAACGGTCATTATTCGACGAACGATCTTCGATCTTGAAAAAGCGAGAGCGAGAGCCCATATACTCGAAGGTTTGAAGATCGCTGTGGACAACATCGATGAGGTCATCAAGATCATCCGTGCCTCTTCGGATGATGTGGAGGCGAGAGAGAACCTTATGTCACGTTTCAAGCTTTCCGAGATTCAGGCAAAAGCCATTCTCGAGATGCGCCTGAGACGTCTGACCGGACTTGAGATCGAGAAGATCGAGAATGAACTGGCAGAACTTCTCAAGACTATTGCCTACCTTGAAGGTATTCTCAAAAGTGAAGAGAAAATCAACCAGATCATCCGTGAAGAACTTATCGAGATCGGTGAGAAATACCGTACACCGAGACGTACCGAGATCGTGGATGATTATGACGATATCGACATTGAAGACCTTATTCCCAACGAGCCGATGGTCGTGACGATCACGCACAGAGGGTACATCAAACGTGTTCCTGTGAAGCTTTACGAGAAGCAGCACAGAGGCGGTAAAGGCAAAACAGCCGTTACTACTTATGACGACGACTTCATCGAGAGCTTCTTTACCTCCAATACGCACGATACATTGATGTTCGTCACTGACAGAGGACAGCTCTACTGGCTGAAGGTTTACCGTATTCCGGAAGGTTCGCGTACGGCAAAAGGCAAGGCGGTGGTCAACCTGATCAACCTTCAGCCTGACGAGAAGATCATGGCGATCATTCCGACAACAGACTTCTCTGAAGAGAAAGGACTGGTCTTCTTTACGAGAAATGGTATCGTCAAGAGAACGAACCTCTCCGAATACTCCAACATCAGGAGTAACGGTGTCAGGGCGATCAACCTTGATGAAAATGATGAACTGGTAGAAGCCAAGATCGTCAAGCCTGAGACCAAATGGCTCTTCGTGGCGACAAAAAAAGGTCTCTGTATCCGCTTCAAAGTGGAAGATGCAAGAGAGATCGGACGTGTATCGCGTGGTGTGACGGCGATCAAGTTCAAGATCGACGGTGACTATGTTTGTGGTGCGACTACGCTGGAAAGTGAAGATGATGAGATCCTTATGCTCTCTGAAAAAGGACTCGGCAAACGTACAACAGCAAGCGAATACCGTGAACAGAACCGTGCAGGTAAAGGTGTCATCTCGATGAAACTCACGCCTAAGACCGGTGATGTGGTCGGTGTAGTCATGGTGGAAGAGGACAAAGACCTGATGTGTTTAACTTCTGTCGGTAAAATGATACGTGTCGATATGGAGACCATCCGTAAAGCGGGAAGAAATACTTCCGGTGTGAAAGTGGTTTCTGTAGAAAAAAAGGACAAAGTAGTCAGTATGGCTAAATGCCAGAAAGAGGAGAAGCCTGAAGAGGAACCTTCTGAAAATGAAGCAGGCAGTGAAACAAAAGATGACAATAACGATAATACATTAGGATTGGTATAG